The following are from one region of the Ignavibacteriales bacterium genome:
- a CDS encoding DMT family transporter, which translates to MINKNGSHFKSALLAVFVTFLWSTSWVLIKIGLKNIPAITFAGLRYTIAFVCLVPVFVFSKNFKGEIGKINLNDFFKIFLLGILFYFITQGSQFLGLFYLPSVTVTLMLNFTTIIVAAIGILFLGEKPSLVQWIGIILFTIGAVIYFIPVSFPQSEWIGLLIVLIGVFANALSSVLGRSLNRKGNLRPLTITVLSMGVGAILLLITGISLQGFPALGLNSWLIIIWLAIINTAIAFTIWNHTLRTLTAAESSIINNTMLIQIAILAWIFLGETLDTKEIVGLIFAACGAFAVQIKRK; encoded by the coding sequence TTGATAAATAAAAACGGCTCTCATTTCAAATCTGCACTTCTGGCAGTTTTCGTTACTTTCCTCTGGTCAACTTCTTGGGTACTAATTAAAATTGGATTGAAAAATATTCCGGCTATAACTTTTGCAGGATTAAGATACACAATTGCTTTTGTTTGCCTTGTTCCGGTATTCGTCTTTTCAAAAAATTTTAAGGGCGAGATTGGAAAAATTAATCTAAATGATTTTTTCAAAATATTTTTACTTGGAATTCTATTTTATTTTATCACTCAAGGTTCACAATTCCTTGGACTATTTTATCTTCCCTCAGTTACGGTTACCTTAATGCTAAACTTTACCACTATTATTGTAGCTGCAATTGGAATCTTATTTTTAGGTGAAAAGCCTTCATTGGTTCAGTGGATTGGAATAATTTTATTTACAATTGGTGCAGTAATTTATTTTATTCCAGTCAGCTTTCCTCAAAGTGAGTGGATTGGATTATTAATAGTCTTAATTGGAGTTTTTGCAAATGCATTATCATCAGTTCTGGGAAGAAGTCTTAATAGAAAGGGGAATCTTCGTCCGCTTACAATAACCGTCTTAAGTATGGGTGTTGGGGCAATATTGCTATTGATTACAGGAATATCATTACAGGGATTTCCAGCTTTAGGTTTGAATTCCTGGTTAATAATAATATGGCTGGCGATAATTAATACGGCAATTGCATTTACAATCTGGAATCATACATTACGAACACTCACCGCAGCAGAATCAAGTATAATTAACAATACGATGCTAATACAAATTGCAATTCTTGCCTGGATTTTCCTGGGAGAAACTTTGGATACGAAAGAAATAGTCGGACTAATCTTTGCTGCTTGTGGAGCATTTGCTGTGCAGATAAAGAGGAAATAA
- a CDS encoding serine hydrolase: MKQFISIFILLFMITQVFAQKENNHLDSLMSSIYHSNEPGAAIAIVKNGKVIFRKGYGVTNLESKKVIRSSTNFNICSLTKQFTAYCILKLQSHNKLSLDDKLNKYFPDFNSKVAGSVTIRHLLTHSSGIVDHYSFVDKKQYKEFWDKDVLRAVKSVDSSYFPAGSKYRYSNTAFCLLALIIENVSRKTYPDFILENIFNPLKMKKSAVIKPEFNISDRAIGYEFEKDSFKISDAKESLFFSTMGDGGIYTSIDDYLKWLMAILKGRVLNPSLVKEARSTQFPIDILRKISYGFGWFIGGSADSKVVYHTGSNGGFRSIVFTVPSKKYSVVIFSNRTGIDLEDLVREINKIYNIDDKAFIKLDSLIS, from the coding sequence ATGAAACAGTTCATTTCAATATTTATTTTATTATTTATGATCACACAAGTTTTTGCGCAAAAAGAAAACAATCATCTGGATTCTCTAATGTCCTCCATCTACCATTCTAATGAACCCGGAGCGGCGATAGCGATAGTTAAGAATGGAAAAGTTATTTTTAGGAAAGGATATGGAGTTACTAACCTTGAATCAAAGAAAGTCATTCGCTCATCAACAAATTTTAATATCTGCTCGCTGACTAAACAGTTTACTGCTTATTGTATTCTAAAATTACAAAGTCATAATAAATTATCCTTGGATGATAAATTAAATAAGTATTTCCCGGATTTTAATTCCAAAGTAGCTGGTTCTGTAACCATTCGCCACTTGTTAACGCATAGTTCTGGAATAGTCGATCATTATTCTTTTGTTGATAAAAAACAATACAAAGAGTTCTGGGACAAGGATGTATTGAGAGCTGTAAAATCTGTCGATTCAAGTTATTTCCCCGCTGGATCTAAATATCGTTATAGCAACACAGCATTTTGCCTGCTTGCATTAATTATTGAAAACGTCTCCAGAAAAACTTACCCTGATTTTATTCTTGAGAACATTTTTAATCCATTAAAAATGAAAAAGAGTGCTGTAATAAAACCCGAATTTAATATTTCAGATCGGGCTATTGGTTATGAATTTGAAAAAGATAGTTTTAAGATTTCTGACGCTAAGGAGAGTTTGTTCTTTTCCACAATGGGCGATGGCGGGATTTATACTTCCATTGATGATTATCTTAAATGGTTAATGGCAATTTTAAAAGGGAGAGTGTTAAATCCATCTTTAGTAAAAGAAGCACGATCAACTCAGTTTCCAATTGATATTTTACGGAAAATTTCTTATGGATTTGGTTGGTTTATCGGTGGTTCCGCTGATAGTAAAGTCGTTTATCATACAGGTTCAAACGGTGGATTCAGATCAATTGTATTTACTGTTCCATCTAAAAAATATTCAGTAGTTATTTTTTCAAATAGAACTGGAATTGACCTTGAGGATCTTGTTCGGGAAATAAATAAAATCTATAATATTGATGATAAAGCTTTTATTAAACTGGATTCGCTTATATCATGA